From the Ruania alkalisoli genome, one window contains:
- a CDS encoding IS30 family transposase: protein MDIYHRTLIEVYRAQGKTHAQIAGLVGCSASTITREINKHRTAGGHYFARRAQVGADRLKRRPKMAKLEQNTHLRRVVVECLNKHFSPGQVVLHLRRHYLDREDMRVSHETIYQALYVQGRGSLREEIRREKALRTGRTTRIPRSRLTTGRTRSWVEGCHISTRPAEAADRAVPGHWEGDLVLGAKNQSAIITLVERASRFTLIRRLPADHLTGTVTAELVAMMSSLPQALRKSLTWDQGDELARHRDFTIATNMAVYFCDPHSPWQRGTNENTNGLIREFFPKGINFRTVFDADIHTAQDLLNIRPRATLDGMTPAEKLDQLITSALTT from the coding sequence TTGGATATCTACCATCGAACGCTGATCGAGGTGTATCGGGCCCAGGGCAAGACTCATGCCCAGATCGCTGGGCTGGTGGGCTGCTCGGCCTCGACGATCACTCGCGAGATCAACAAGCATCGAACCGCTGGCGGGCACTATTTCGCCCGCCGCGCCCAGGTGGGGGCGGATCGGCTCAAGCGGCGCCCCAAGATGGCGAAGCTGGAGCAGAACACCCACCTGCGCCGGGTCGTGGTGGAGTGCTTGAATAAGCACTTCTCCCCGGGACAGGTAGTTTTGCACCTGCGGCGCCACTACCTCGACCGTGAGGACATGCGAGTGTCACACGAGACGATCTATCAAGCACTGTATGTGCAGGGGCGCGGCAGTCTGCGCGAGGAGATCCGGCGCGAGAAGGCCCTACGAACCGGCCGGACGACGCGGATCCCGCGATCACGGCTCACCACGGGCCGCACCCGCAGTTGGGTGGAGGGCTGTCATATCTCGACCCGACCCGCTGAGGCGGCCGACCGGGCCGTTCCCGGGCATTGGGAGGGTGATCTCGTGCTCGGGGCCAAGAACCAGTCCGCGATCATCACCCTGGTCGAACGTGCTTCACGCTTCACCTTGATCCGGCGTCTTCCTGCCGATCACCTCACCGGAACCGTCACCGCAGAACTCGTCGCGATGATGAGCTCACTACCGCAAGCCCTGCGTAAGAGCCTGACCTGGGACCAAGGCGATGAACTCGCTCGACACCGCGACTTCACGATAGCCACCAACATGGCGGTCTACTTCTGCGACCCGCACTCACCATGGCAGCGTGGCACCAACGAGAACACGAACGGCCTGATCCGGGAGTTCTTCCCCAAAGGCATCAACTTCCGCACCGTCTTTGACGCCGACATCCACACCGCCCAGGACCTCCTCAACATCCGACCCCGCGCGACCCTCGACGGGATGACACCGGCAGAGAAACTCGACCAACTCATCACCAGTGCACTCACCACTTGA
- a CDS encoding 30S ribosomal protein bS22, which translates to MGSVIKKRRKRMAKKKHRKLLRRTRHQRRNKK; encoded by the coding sequence GTGGGTTCGGTCATCAAGAAGCGTCGTAAGCGGATGGCGAAGAAGAAGCACCGCAAGCTGCTCCGCAGGACGCGTCACCAGCGCCGCAACAAGAAGTGA
- a CDS encoding transposase: protein MHCAGRVDGVAVVRVLSWEFRVEALSRVEDGESLASVARRMGFNKETLRDWVAEYGYRFRSGRQGAGLALGSSSLMAGRLGRWCTQVMDAGWISTIER from the coding sequence GTGCACTGTGCTGGTCGTGTGGATGGGGTTGCTGTGGTTCGGGTGTTGTCGTGGGAGTTCAGGGTTGAGGCGCTGTCCAGGGTCGAGGATGGTGAGTCGTTGGCGTCGGTGGCACGACGGATGGGGTTCAACAAGGAAACTCTCAGGGATTGGGTGGCCGAGTATGGGTACCGGTTCCGCTCGGGCCGTCAGGGGGCGGGGCTCGCCCTCGGGTCGAGTTCGCTGATGGCTGGCAGACTCGGCCGGTGGTGCACACAGGTCATGGACGCCGGTTGGATATCTACCATCGAACGCTGA
- a CDS encoding glutaredoxin family protein gives MDARVILYSRDGCHLCDAARRVVRVISERRGATWAEVDVDSDADLTARFGELVPVVVVDGEQVGYYRIDPARLEAALG, from the coding sequence GTGGATGCGCGCGTGATTCTCTACTCCCGGGACGGCTGCCACCTGTGCGATGCCGCCAGGCGTGTGGTCCGGGTGATCAGTGAGCGTCGAGGAGCGACGTGGGCCGAGGTGGACGTCGATTCCGACGCTGACCTCACTGCTCGGTTCGGGGAGTTGGTCCCGGTCGTCGTGGTCGACGGCGAGCAGGTCGGGTACTACCGGATCGACCCGGCGCGGCTGGAGGCTGCGCTGGGCTGA